From Bradyrhizobium erythrophlei:
ACCCGCGTCCGCTTCAGGCCGGCGACGAATTGCAGACGCAGGCTGCCAGAGGAGCCACTGAGCGGCGGATTGAGCTTCCCACCGTCGCGGACGGTCCGATCCGCGTGGTGTGGGGTCCGCAGGACGATGAATTCGGCGAGGAAGCCAGGGCCCTCTTTCTGGACAGCGAATGGAAGATCTCGGCGACCAGCGATCGCATGGGTTATCGCCTGGAAGGTCCGGCGATCAAACATCTGCACGGCCACAACATCGTCTCCGACGGCACGGTGAACGGCAGTATCCAGGTGCCCGGCAACGGTGCGCCGATCGTGCTGATGCCGGACCGCGGCACCAGCGGTGGCTATCCCAAGATCGCGACCTTGATCACGGCCGATCTCGGGCGGTTCGCGCAGACTCCAGCCGGCAAAGGCTTTCGGTTCAAGGCCGTGAGCATGGCGGAGGCGCAAGGCGAGGCGCGGAAGTTTGCGAAACTGCTGCGCACCCTGCCCGACCGGCTCCGCGCCATCGATAATTTCGATCTCAACATCGAGGCCCTCAGAGATGCTAACGTCGCGGGCAGCGCCGTCAGCGCGGTCGACGCCCGAACCTGGCAGGCGCCTTCCGCGGACGCGCTGGCGCAAGAATAACTGACAAGAATAACTGAAGCGACTAACGGAAGATCCACTCGCGCAAGGGGACAGACATGACCACCATCGATCTCAATTGCGATCTCGGCGAAAGTTTCGGGCCATGGGAAATGGGCAATGACGCCGCCATGATCGAACTCGCCACCTCCGTCAACATCGCCTGCGGCTATCATGCCGGCGATGCCGACATCATGCGCAAGACCGTGGAGCTTGCGAAGGCGCGCGGCGTCTCGATCGGCGCCCACCCCGGCTACCGCGATTTGCACGGGTTCGGCCGCCGGCCTTTTCCAGGCATGAAGCCATCCGAAATCGAGAACCTCGTCGCCTACCAGATCGGTGCGCTGCAGGCGATCGCGATTGCGGCCGGCCACAAGGTCACCCACGTCAAGGCGCACGGCGCGCTGTCGAACGTCGCCTGCGAGGACGACATGACCGCGAAGGCCATCGCCTCCGCCATCAAGGCAGTCGATCCCAATCTGGTGTTCGTCGTGCTCGCCAATTCGAAGCTGGTGCAGGCCGGCGAAGCCGCCAACTTGCCGATGGTGCACGAAGTGTTCGCCGACCGCGCTTACGAAGACGACGGTTCGCTGGTGTCGCGCCGCAAGCCCGGCGCGGTGCTGCACGACGCAAACAAGATCGCCGACCGTGTGGTGCGGATGGTGCAAGACGGCGCTGTCGTTTCAGTCACAGGAAAAGTGATAAAGATGCGCACCGACACCGTGTGCATTCATGGCGACACGCCGGGCGCGGTCGATATCGCCCGCGACCTTCGGCGGGCATTGAAGAATGCCGGCATTGACGTGGCACCGTTCAAGAAAGCGAATTAGCCGATCTACGTCAGAACGGGTGAATCGACAGGGAGCCAAACACCACGGCCGCGATGAGCGCGAACGCGCCGTACAGCGCAGCCGCATGGAACCCGTTTCCGGTTCGCTTGGACAGGGAACGCGCATAAAGATGCAAGCGGGCTTCCGCCGATAGTCCGCGCATGGCTGTTCTCCAACGTCCCATCAGCGATATTGGAATACGCTTCGGGGCCGGGCGCAAGACAACCCTGCAAATAGCGATATGAAAGCTTCGTGAGAGGCCAACCGGACTCAAAAATTCCCCAGAATGGATTCACGCAAGAATATTATTCGGCCCGATTTGATCCAACTGGAACCCGATCAATAGACATCCAGCTGGAACCGGCCCTTCTTCTTGAGTTCCCCGACAAACAGCACCGCCTCGTCGGTGGTCCGCGCGCCGAATTGCGCGACAATATCGACCAGCGCGCGCTCGACATCCTTCGCCATCCGCTTGGCGTCGCCGCAGACATAGATGTTGGCGCCTTCGGCCAGCCAGTTCCACAATTCGCGGCCGACCTCGCGCATGCGATCCTGCACGTAGAATTTCTTGTCGCCGTCGCGCGACCATGCCAG
This genomic window contains:
- a CDS encoding biotin-dependent carboxyltransferase family protein, with the protein product MSRLVVSTIGPASSVQDGGRHGAQRYGLTPSGAMDPLALVAANTLAGNAAFAAAIEIGPFGAAFTAREGAVRVALSGAPRGADIAGRTVASDTSMTLSDGETLTLGFARGGAFSYLAIEGGIAGEAMFGSLAVNARAGLGSPYPRPLQAGDELQTQAARGATERRIELPTVADGPIRVVWGPQDDEFGEEARALFLDSEWKISATSDRMGYRLEGPAIKHLHGHNIVSDGTVNGSIQVPGNGAPIVLMPDRGTSGGYPKIATLITADLGRFAQTPAGKGFRFKAVSMAEAQGEARKFAKLLRTLPDRLRAIDNFDLNIEALRDANVAGSAVSAVDARTWQAPSADALAQE
- a CDS encoding LamB/YcsF family protein; protein product: MTTIDLNCDLGESFGPWEMGNDAAMIELATSVNIACGYHAGDADIMRKTVELAKARGVSIGAHPGYRDLHGFGRRPFPGMKPSEIENLVAYQIGALQAIAIAAGHKVTHVKAHGALSNVACEDDMTAKAIASAIKAVDPNLVFVVLANSKLVQAGEAANLPMVHEVFADRAYEDDGSLVSRRKPGAVLHDANKIADRVVRMVQDGAVVSVTGKVIKMRTDTVCIHGDTPGAVDIARDLRRALKNAGIDVAPFKKAN